The Panicum hallii strain FIL2 chromosome 5, PHallii_v3.1, whole genome shotgun sequence genome contains the following window.
AGATCGGGAACCCCGAGTTCAAGAAGCGGTTCGAGGAGCTGCCCAACCTGCGGGCGCTGCACGTCAGGAACAAGCCCGACCTGATCCCGCTGTACCCGAGCGGCCTCCTGGGCTACGCCAACGTCGGCGACCTCCTAGCCGTGGACTCCAAGAAGTCGCCGTACGTGAAGGACAACACCACCAACGTCGGGGACTACCACAACCTGCAAGGCATCCTGCACACGGTGGCGGGATGGAACGGGAAGGACGGCGAGTTCAAGCTGCAGGTGCACCGCAGCTTGGCGCTGGTGAACAAGTCGTCCGCGTTCCTCAAGGAGGACAACCTCGTGCCGGAGTCGTGGTGGGTGGAGCGGAACAAGGGGATGGTCATCGGAGAAACCGGGATGTGGCAGCTCGAGCCGCCTGCCAAGGAGAATCTGCCCGTCCCGCCGGTCGTCATCGGGAAGGTCATCGACGACAACGTCGCTGCCACCATTACCGCGGCTAGCAAAGAGACAAAGATGCCGGCGGAGGACAAGAAGAAGGGGACCGGAGCTAATAATCTTTTCTCTGCATGCTTTAGGGGGGTCAATTAGTTTGTTCATAATGTGAATGATTGAATGTTTGAACGATCTTTTGCTACTACTGTGTCTGTATGTATTGATGTGATGTGATGGTGCTTAAGAGCCTCTGAGATGACGCTAGTGCTCTGTTCATTTCAAAAGGAGAAAAAAATGATAGTGTTCTGTAATCTGTACTGGTCGATCGTGCATTTGTGATGAAACAATGCAGATGACCTCAGCCGTTTCCTATTGCGGTGATCACGTACCCTCGTATCATTTCTGGAGTTTTTACAAAAGACGGATGCATTTCGCAGACTAGTGGATTTCCTTGACCTTGAGAGCCACTCTTCTTGTGTTTCCGTGTCCGGTTTTCTGTTGCAACTCTGAGAGCATTTGGATGTGACTTATGCTCCTCCTTTCAGAGCAAGCGTCATGTGACTGATGAAACCATGGCGATTCCTTTGATGTCAAAACACGTTAGCAGCTCTAGTGGTGCCACGGTGATAAATTCACATCACaactgaggaggaagaggaatgcCGAATCAGAATCCCATGGGCCGTGACCATGCCTCGATTGGCTGACTAATGTATGCCTGCGGCCTACCTAGAGGTTGAGTGCACAAGGCCTAGCCCAGTCAAAGGGCCCAGATTTTTGCCCAGTCCCTGAGAATTAGGAGTGGAAAACCGCTGCACCATGCAGAAGCAGTAGTGTGCGCTTGGGAAAAAAACCTTGCCAACAGAGGCTCGTCGTCAACTTGGCATATTGGCAGCACTAATACTTGTCCCATCCATCCATACTTGATTCTAATCAGTACTTAGAGCTATTTTTGTTGCAATAAATAGCAACTTGAACTGAAAAAACAATGCCTATCTTGTGCAGCCATGAGCAATGGAGAACTCCCAAGTTGCCCAAATTCAAGGGCACTGGCGTGCAAGGCTGTATGTAAGCAAACTTATCAGCATTAGTCTCTCTGACATACACTAAGACCAACTTGTACATTTGCCTATGTGGCGCACTAGCTGCTAGCATCAGACTGTAGCAGGGTCGGCTCAGTTTAAGAAAAGCCAGAGAGATATGAGATCCGGCATCCCTCCAACTAGGGGTGCAAATTGATGAATCTTAGATGCACCTTCAATTctttttagtttaaatatttataCTATTTCTTCAAAAATAAGGTTCTATTTATTAGTACAAATATTTGAACTAAAAAGATTGGACCCACTTAAAAAGGTTGGAGCCACTTAAGAGTCACCAATTTACACCCCTAACACGCTTTGTATAAGCTTCCCAAACGACAAGGTCGTCCGTCCGATCCTTTGATGCCAGGGCGATGCTTGTCGCATGTATGTTTGTATGCAAACAGCATCAGGGATGTATGCAAACAGCATCAAGGGTTCAGTATAGTATGTGGCATAGGATTCGTTATTCCTGAATTGTTTTCTCTGTCCCTGTCTTTCTGCAGAACTGGCATTAGATTCACCCATATCGTGAAGCATTTTTCCACAATGCGCGAGCTGAATTTCATTACCCATCAAAACAATAAAATTACGATGTGTTTGCACCCCAGATCCTACGTTTCCACTACAGGTCATTTGAAAATTGCAGTCAAGGTGGGTTGGGGTGAAAAGAACCTAGGATCACAGTAACCAAGATGAGGGGTGATCCTGACTGAAAGAAAAACCACACCATCATCATGCCAACAAAACAAGCTAATGGTTGCCACCTTATACAAAAGCTACCAGACCACAAAACGAACACCGACAACTATAAGAAACTAAACAAAACAACTCTCAATTCAACCAAACGTATGTGATTGACGGTGGTTTCCACAGTTTCTTATCTCCTCTTTTAGCAGATCCTGAGATTGCGGTCACTGAATTATTGAAGTAGCACCATCCCATCATCCTCTTTCGGCACCTCATGAGAGGATGAAAGCTTTAGTAGCGCCGTGCCCTTGAAAGCTCCAGCTCCATCCCGTGAAAGATGGACCAGGTAAAAAGAGACAAAATCTCCCTAGCTTTTTTTTGTGcatataaaagaaagatatcACTAGCCAGGATCCAAACAAATCTCCACCTTACCCTGATCTAGCTATGGAGTATGAACTGCCCCGTCCTGTCTGTACGGTAGCAAATCCCTCTCGCGTTCCTTGTCGGAACACTACACCATGCACGCCGAGGTGGCCTGCACTCCACCAAAATCTCATCTCACCTGGCCAGACGACAAAGATTCAAAAGATATAGAATTTATTTAGAGGAGCTAAAATTAGATGCTAAATTTTACTATCTAGCACTCatattttatactaaaatttttAAAtcttggctaaagtttagcctatCATATTAGCGCTCTTGTTTAGAGAAGCTAGTGCTAAAATTTAGCGCTTTTAGATATTAGCATTTGGATCCAAATATCCCTTTAATCTCAACTGTGTAGCGCGGAGCCATGAATAGCACGCAGGATCACATCGAGGCCGAGCCACACGACCGGAAGTGGAAACCACCTCGTGTAACATTATCGACGGGGGCTGAGGGTGGCGCAGAGAAAAGTGGCAGCCGGAGTCCTGCCCGGACAGCGAGGCACCACAGCACCAGCAGCCCCCACGCTCTCGCTGTTACCAAACGTGGGAAGACTCGCCCTGGGCCGTGGCCCCGTGTCGTGTCGTGCGCGCAACACACGGTGCTCGCTCTGCTCGCCGGCTCCCTCGTTATAACACCTCGTGCCGTCCTGTGGCTCTGCCGGTCTTGGGAGGAAGGCGTGAGCCGTGAGGCACAGGCACGTCGCGTTGCGTAGCGTGGTAGCGTGCGcgacacgcgcgcgcgcccggccgCCAGGCGAGAACGAACGGGATCTGCTAGTGCTAGCGAGGATCGATGGTGGCCAAGAAGCCGAGGGTCGTCGTGGTGGGCGCGGGTGTGGCCGGGCtcgcggcggcgcgccggctgtgcggcgcgggcgcggaccGGTTCGAGGTGGCGGTCGTGGAGGCCGGCGcccgcgcgggcgggcgcgtgctCACGTCCGAGTTCGCGGGCCGCCGCGTCGAGATGGGCGCCACGTGGGTGCAGGGCGTCGACGGGAGCCCCGTGCACGCGCTCGCGCGCGACGCCGGCGCGCTCGGCGCGCTCGGCCTCGGCTGGGGAGGGAAGGACGACGACGGCGGGGATGCCGCCGGCGTGCTCCCGTACGAGCGCATGGACGGGTTCCCCGACCGCGTGCTCACGGTCGCCGAGGGCGGCGAGGTCGTCGACGCGGACAGGGTGGCCGGGCCCGTCGAGGAGCTGTACAGGGGCATGATGGaggccgcgcgcgccggcgaggccggGGGCAGTGGGGGCGTCGAGGAGTACCTGCGGCGCGGCCTCCGCGCGTACCAGGCGGCGCGCCCGGCTCTGGCGGTAGCCGCGGGTGAAGCCAAtaaggagctggaggaggtcGAGGAGGCGCTGCTCGCCATGCATATCAACCGGGAGCGGACGGACACCTCCGCCGACGACCTCGGCGACCTCGACCTCGCTGCCGAGGGCGAGTACAGGGACTTCCCCGGCGAGCACGTCACGATCCCCGGCGGGTACTCCCGCGTTGTCGAGCGCCTCGTCACCGCGCTCCTGCCGGGCACCGTCCGCTtcggcctccgcctccgccggctCGACTGGGGCGAGGCTCCCGTGCGCCTGCACTTCGCGGACGGCGCGCCGACGATCACCGCCGATCACGTGATCCTCACGGTCTCGCTGGGCGTCCTCAAGGCCAGCCTCGGCGGCAAGGACGCCTCCGCCGCGGGCGCCATCGCCTTCGACCCGCCGCTCCCGCAGTTCAAGCGCGAGGCCGTCGCGCGCCTCGGCTTCGGCGTCGTGAACAAGCTGTTCATGGAAGTAGAGCCTGCGGAGGAGCCGGAacccgagggcggcggcggcggtcagcCGCCGGAGTTCCCGTTCCTGCACATGGCGTTCCGCGGGCACGTGGCGAAGATCCCCTGGTGGATGCGCGGCACCGAGTCGATCTGCCCCGTCCACGCGGGCTCCCGCGTGGCGCTGGCGTGGTTCGCCGGGCGGGAGGCCGCGCACCTCGAGTCGCTCCCGGACGACGAGGTCATCCGCGGGGTCAACGCCACGCTGGACTCCTTCCTCCCTGCCCCACCGCGGTGGCGGGTGAAGCGGGTCAAGAGGAGCGGGTGGGCCACGGACCCACTGTTCCTGGGGTCCTACAGCTACGTGGCCGTCGGGTCCAGCGGCGAGGACCTCGACGCGATGGCCGAGCCGCTGCCTCGCGggccgggcgccgccgccgcccgtgcgccgccgccgccgcgcgtccTGTTCGCTGGCGAGGCGACGCACCGGACGCACTACTCGACGACGCACGCCGCGTACCTGAGCGGCGTAAGGGAGGCCGAGCGACTGCTGTTGCACTACCTTTAGCTCTGCACCGATCAGTTGAGGACGTGTCACGTGTGCCAGCCAGCAGAGTTTCCTCTGTTTTTCTGCCGTTGTTTTGCTTGCACTCTCACGAGCTTGTCTTGTCCTTGTCGATTGAGGGTTCAGCAGCGCACGGCTGCATTTCCCGCCGGCCGTCGGCGTCATTTTCGCGCGCCGGAGTGATAATATTGTTGGCGTCTTCTCACTAACAGTATACTCGGTCTAGCTCGTCCTGTTTGCCTGCTTCCGTGCTTCTACACGTGTCGCGCCCCTCGCTAAGCACGACCGCGACATGACCATGCCCAATCGCAGCGTATCCTCCCTCCGTAGCTGTGTGCCAACATGTCACTTGATGACGTACCAGCCTGCATCTGGCCAATGATATGGCTCGTGGATCAAGAGATTTTCTTATACATCGATGTCGAGCGGTGAAGTTACTGACCTGGCTCGCATCTTATTCCAATAGCCTAATGGTGTCGTATCGGCAAATCCAACGCCGTGCAAGTCTTTCAGAATCCTCAAGAGGTCTGAACCGTGATCTTAGATGAGCCCCGAGTAACTAGCGGGCACACCGATCTTGAGAGCTAACTGCTGGCGGAGCAAGGCGACACGATGCGGTGAGCCGGTGACGGCCGAAGGGTGAGAGCCTGAGAGGATCCAGCCCCCAATCAGGCTGCGCCTCAGTTCCTTGTCTGTATCCGGAGGGCATGATCAAGCTACCAATCTACCATGATGCTGATGCCCAGAAAGCGCCGACCAGGCGAGCGATTTCTGGCCAGCCAAAGGCCAAAGCTTCCATGGCAAGGGTACGCAGCACGAGGAGCTTGCCAGTTTGCCATCGCAAGGGCACGCGGATCACACCGTCGCCCGTCGGAGCCGATCACACGAATGGTAGCAGCGATTTGATGGATCGGATTGGCGAGGGGCTAGCTTTTGGGGATGCTGGTTCCAAAGGTTCCACGAAACTGACGACAGCCAGATGTTTTTGTCGATCGGGCAATCGATGAGAGCCGCAACTTTAGCTTCGTTTCCGACCATATTTTACAGCTGGGGTGCTATCGTCGTGTTAAAAAGCGGTTGATGTTTTATTCCAAAAAAAAGCGGTTGATGAGTGCAAGAGGATCTTGGCCTAATCGGTTCTTTCGTCCCTTTGCCATGATTTAGGCCTTGGTGCATTTGTCTATATATATCAACTATGGTGATAATATACTGGCCTGGTGACGAAAAGCGAGGTGAGATGCAGAGAAAATGAAAGGAGAGGGAGAAGTGACGAAAACATTTGACATTGCAGGTTACACCCTCGTCCCTGAAGTATTTTTCACCATGGACTATTGCCTTAAACTCTAACCAACGATGTTATTCAGCTAATCAGTTAAGTAAAGTGAAATGAGTACCATTAGATTTATTATTGAAAAATGCTTTAAGCGCGCGTGGTATGCTTATCTAAACAAATATGCGCTCAAAAGACGAATAAGCAAACTGTTGGAAAAGTTAATAATGATAAATATTTCGACACAGAGGGAGTAATAGATTATTGTTTTGCAGCAGTACAAATTTGTGAAGTTCAGTTATCGGCAGAGTAATATGGAACTCCTTTTTTCCCAACAAAAAGCAATAACTTTACTTGACTTTAACCCCACAAATAACTGAAAATTTATGGTAACATACAAAAGCACTTAAATTTAGAGTAGTGAATATAACATAGACATAAATTTGTCTCAGAATGTTTTTGACGGACAAATTAAGTCCACAGTTTCTTACGAACAATCTCTTAGAATTTTTGCCCTTGATAAGACCACTTGAAAAAAAAATCGCCGATCGAGTGAAGTGGGGACACAGAAAGCTACTAATCTCTAATTCTTGAACAAATGTGATACACACTCTTGCTGCCACACGGGAAAAAATCACTGGTGCCTGGAAGCATGCACGTGCAGTTTCATTTCTATCTGTTCCTATTATTAAAAAAATTAGGAACGGAAAACACATGCACAATATATAGAGGGAGTTCCCTCTAAcaaagggcctgtttagatcaaaatgcaaaaacgcaaaatttcactgtagcaaaggaatcttgctaatttgaagtactaaatgaagtccatttgcaaaactttttgcatggatgggttgtaaatcacgagacgaatctaatgatgctaattaatccatgattaagcaataattaccggatgattactgtagcatcactgttgcaaaacatggattaagtaggctcattagattcgtctcgcgatttacaacccatccatgcaaaaggttttgcaaatagacttcatttagtacttcaaattagcaagattcctttggtATGTTTGCGTTTCCTTTTTGCGTTTTTGCGGTAGGAACTGTTTAACAGGCGCAAAGTAAAAGGCATGCACCGACGACGAAGCCGATTCCCAGACCACGGCGCGGACGGAGCACGCATGGCTAGGCTAGGCCAGTAGTAGGCCATGGCCAAGCACAAACTGTTCCCCTTTGCTTTTCGTGCAGGCTCCTGATTTCGACGCGTACTTGTCGCCGTACGTTGTGTCCATTCAACCTACTGTTCAGGGTCGAGAAATAGCACGGCACGTTAGGGCCCAAACGACTGTTGGTGCACATGATTACTCTACTCGTGTGTTTGACTTATCAGAGCAGATGCGTGCATGAGACAGTCGATGGCTGTGCTACTGCTGCTCCGCTGCTGTAGCAGCACCCTGGCAAATCAAAAGGCATGTGGCAATCTCGTGGCGGACTTGGGCACGgggaaagaaagggaaagaggcCCGGAATGGACAGGACATTGGACCCAAACGGATGCAAGCATACACACCCGCACGCTCCGCAAACCGCCAATTTCTAGTCCCAACCGTGCTGGGCCTCATTTCCTTTTATGGGCTCAAGTGGGACCGTGGTCACTCACTAGCTAGTGTGACGAATGCTGTGATCATCTTACTCGGTGGCTCAGGTCCCGCAAATACCAGGCAGGGGTCGCGCGCGTGGATGCGAGCCGACGCGTCGTAGAAGAGTATCTGGTCTGGGCACTCGCTGCAGGTGGGCCCATCGGAAGTTCTTCTCTTCTTCTCCGCGAGCTCGCCGCCGGAGTTCGGGGAGAGGGTTTACCAGGGTTTCCTATGTTCTTCTTCTCCGCGAGCTCACCGCCGGAGTTTGGGAAGAGAGCTTGCCAGGGTTTCCTATGGTCTCCGAGCTTAGAAAGAGGAGGAAGAGATCGTAAGAGGCTCGGCAGCGGAGGCGGGTGAAGGGCCGGTGCGGCGAGGCAGCGGGAGCTGCCGGCCGCCGGTGGTCGAGAAAACAACCGGTAGAAAAGGCACCGGACAGAGGAGCACCATAAGCTGTTAAGGCAGCGGTGGCGGGGCGAGGTGCAGATGGGCTTAAGGGAAGCTTTCTGCGATGCTCCAGCTCGCAGTCGTATCTGTGACCCCGAGCACCCCCGTCAGGTCCTCTCTGCTTTTGACGTTTCGAAATGTTGAAAGGTGTTCCTCCACCGAAATCTTTTGGCCGCAAACAAGCATCCGAATCTCTTTTCTTGCAGCGAAGAGAAAAGACGACCTTTCACACCATTTTTTCCTGACAGAAATCTCTGAAATCCATGATCAGAGATTATCAAGACGAAAACAATCTGCGCTTTTTTCCTCCTCGAGACTGCGACGCCGGATTAGAGAGGGACGGCAAAGTAGTTCAACTGCAGAGATGGATCAAGTGTTGGACGCAGCAGACATGGGACTACGACGAGAACATCGCCTGTGGCTCGATCCAGACAGCTTCGAGCTTACTTACAATGCAGATGGAgcttgccaaaaaaaaaaaaaaatcggcCGTACATTCCACTAGTATGTATACTGTGTTACTCCATTACACCACGCACACTCGACAGCAAATGAACACTAGCTCGTAGCTGCACGGCCTACAAGCCGCGGTTGAGCATCTCCTTGTAGTTGAGCAGCGAGTTGAGCcgctgcagctgcagctgctgccGGAACTTGTTGATGAAGTCGTCGGCCCGCGCGTCCACGCTCACCGCCGCGTTgtcatcctcctcttcctccctcaCCGCCAGCTGGGCGCGCCGTGCCGGGGCCCTCGGCGCGCGGCGCACCTGCGCCTGCGCCGGTGCGCGCTCCAGCTTCTTCACCTCCGAGCTCGACTTCGTCGTCTTCGCCGCCCCGACCACCGCCTCGGCGGCCTCCTCGTTCTTATCAGTAGCCCTGCGaacccgtggcggcggcggcctcgcggCCGGCTCGGACCGGCTCCTGGCGTACTGGGCCTgcgcctcccgcgcgccgccgctggtGCTGTCGTCGTCTGCCCCCGCGGGGAGGTGGTGGTTGTACTCGGGCGGGAAGTCGCCGGAGCGGAAGCGGTAGAGGCCCAGGGAGCGCAGGCGCTCCATGACCGAAGACGTGCGCGCGAGCGGCGCCGGAGGCGGCGCCGGAGCGTACTGGTGCCGATCGCCGCAGTGCTGCTGCTGGTATTGGTAGTGATGGTCATGGTCTTCgtcgaggtggcggcggcgggagcgggaGGTGAGCGCGATGGTGCCGATGACCATGTTGAGCAGGAGGAAGAGCGTCGCCGGGGAGAAGTAGCCGCGGACCAGCGACCAAGGGTTAGCCGCCACCGCGA
Protein-coding sequences here:
- the LOC112891883 gene encoding probable polyamine oxidase 5, which encodes MVAKKPRVVVVGAGVAGLAAARRLCGAGADRFEVAVVEAGARAGGRVLTSEFAGRRVEMGATWVQGVDGSPVHALARDAGALGALGLGWGGKDDDGGDAAGVLPYERMDGFPDRVLTVAEGGEVVDADRVAGPVEELYRGMMEAARAGEAGGSGGVEEYLRRGLRAYQAARPALAVAAGEANKELEEVEEALLAMHINRERTDTSADDLGDLDLAAEGEYRDFPGEHVTIPGGYSRVVERLVTALLPGTVRFGLRLRRLDWGEAPVRLHFADGAPTITADHVILTVSLGVLKASLGGKDASAAGAIAFDPPLPQFKREAVARLGFGVVNKLFMEVEPAEEPEPEGGGGGQPPEFPFLHMAFRGHVAKIPWWMRGTESICPVHAGSRVALAWFAGREAAHLESLPDDEVIRGVNATLDSFLPAPPRWRVKRVKRSGWATDPLFLGSYSYVAVGSSGEDLDAMAEPLPRGPGAAAARAPPPPRVLFAGEATHRTHYSTTHAAYLSGVREAERLLLHYL
- the LOC112895298 gene encoding uncharacterized protein LOC112895298 → MDGGGDAFAVAANPWSLVRGYFSPATLFLLLNMVIGTIALTSRSRRRHLDEDHDHHYQYQQQHCGDRHQYAPAPPPAPLARTSSVMERLRSLGLYRFRSGDFPPEYNHHLPAGADDDSTSGGAREAQAQYARSRSEPAARPPPPRVRRATDKNEEAAEAVVGAAKTTKSSSEVKKLERAPAQAQVRRAPRAPARRAQLAVREEEEDDNAAVSVDARADDFINKFRQQLQLQRLNSLLNYKEMLNRGL